A single Blattabacterium sp. (Mastotermes darwiniensis) str. MADAR DNA region contains:
- a CDS encoding isoprenyl transferase: MKNKIDLNNIPNHVGIIMDGNGRWAEQRGKLRTFGHENSIQSVKDSIVGCKELGIPYMTLYVFSSENWNRPKKEIDSLMRLLHNNLKDSLEEIHNKNVKIIAIGEIEKFPVVIQKRLFLFIKKTENNTSMTLVLALSYGSREEIIRATKIIAKKVYMGNITLEDINFSFFQNHLYTKKIPDVDLIIRTSGEQRISNFLLWQSAYAELYFTNVLWPDFRKKDFFEAIINYQKRRRRFGKVI, encoded by the coding sequence ATGAAAAATAAAATAGATTTAAATAACATTCCTAATCATGTTGGAATTATTATGGATGGGAATGGTCGTTGGGCTGAACAAAGAGGAAAATTAAGAACATTTGGACATGAAAATTCCATACAGTCTGTGAAAGATTCCATTGTTGGATGTAAAGAATTGGGTATTCCTTATATGACTCTGTATGTATTTTCTTCAGAAAATTGGAATCGTCCAAAGAAGGAAATAGATAGTTTGATGCGTTTGTTGCATAATAATTTGAAAGATTCTTTAGAAGAAATTCATAACAAAAATGTAAAAATTATTGCTATAGGAGAAATAGAAAAATTTCCTGTGGTTATACAAAAAAGATTATTTCTATTCATAAAAAAAACTGAAAATAATACATCCATGACGTTAGTATTAGCTTTAAGTTATGGATCTAGAGAAGAAATTATAAGGGCGACCAAAATTATAGCTAAGAAAGTTTATATGGGAAATATAACTTTAGAAGATATAAATTTTTCTTTTTTTCAAAATCATTTATATACAAAAAAAATACCAGATGTAGATCTTATTATTAGGACTAGTGGAGAACAGAGAATTAGCAATTTTTTGCTTTGGCAATCTGCTTATGCAGAATTATATTTTACAAATGTTTTGTGGCCAGATTTTCGTAAGAAAGATTTTTTTGAAGCCATAATAAATTATCAAAAAAGAAGACGTCGTTTTGGAAAGGTTATATAA
- a CDS encoding NAD kinase yields the protein MKVALYGQKFGRKNIPYLNQFIGYVSNHSIEIYIEKSFFHVLSSFEEFKNLNFPVFSHYKELTKDFSLMFTFGGDGTILSAITFVRDTGIPIVGVNTGNLGFLATFNKDVFIKKIDQIFNRKFHLMPRSLLCLETSIMDHDPFFNFALNEIVIIRKETVSMIIIDAYIDNQFLTSYWADGLIISTPTGSTGYSLSCGGPIITPENKNFVLTPISPHNLFSRPLIISDHQKIHLKIHSRVKYYSLSMDTRLTSLKKENELYIKKAPFYIYLIQEEKHTYYKTLREKLLWGMDQRN from the coding sequence ATGAAAGTAGCCCTATATGGACAAAAATTTGGAAGAAAAAATATCCCATACCTGAATCAGTTCATTGGCTATGTATCTAATCATTCAATAGAAATTTATATAGAAAAATCATTTTTTCATGTATTATCTTCTTTTGAAGAATTTAAGAATCTTAATTTTCCTGTTTTTTCTCATTATAAAGAATTAACCAAAGATTTTAGTTTAATGTTTACTTTTGGAGGGGATGGAACGATATTATCTGCCATAACTTTTGTTAGGGATACTGGAATTCCTATTGTAGGAGTAAATACTGGAAATTTAGGATTTTTAGCAACTTTTAATAAGGATGTTTTTATTAAAAAAATAGATCAAATTTTTAATCGTAAATTTCATTTAATGCCTAGAAGTTTGTTATGTTTGGAAACCTCTATTATGGATCATGATCCGTTTTTTAATTTTGCATTAAATGAAATTGTTATTATTCGTAAGGAAACTGTTTCTATGATTATTATAGATGCCTATATAGATAATCAATTTTTAACTTCTTATTGGGCTGATGGATTGATAATCTCTACTCCCACAGGTTCTACTGGATATTCCTTAAGTTGTGGAGGGCCGATTATTACTCCTGAAAACAAAAATTTTGTTCTTACACCTATATCTCCTCATAATTTGTTTTCTCGTCCATTGATTATTTCGGATCATCAAAAAATTCATTTAAAAATACATAGTCGTGTGAAATATTATTCTTTATCTATGGATACTAGACTTACTTCCTTGAAAAAAGAAAATGAGTTATACATTAAGAAAGCTCCTTTTTATATATATCTCATACAAGAAGAAAAACATACTTATTACAAAACTTTACGGGAAAAATTATTGTGGGGAATGGACCAAAGAAATTAA